The nucleotide window ACCTGGTGAGCGGCAAAGTGTTGATCACCGCCCAGAACCACGCCTATGCGGTACGGGCCGAATCGCTAACGGGGACGGGCTTTATCGTGTGGGCGATAAATATGAACGACGGCACCGTCGAAGGGCTCCGCCATACGGAGCAACCGATCCTCACGGTGCAGTACCAGCCGGAAGCGGCTCCGGGCCCGGCCGTGCACGACGGGGTTTTTGCCTGGTTCGCGGCGGTAGTGGAAGGGAGGATGGACCATGCCGAAAGGGAACTGGCGTAAGGTGTTGGTGATCGGTTCGGGGCCGATCATCATCGGACAGGCCGCCGAGTTTGATTATGCGGGGACGCAGGCCTGCCGGGCGCTTCGGGAGGAAGGGATCGAGACCGTCCTGGTCAACTCCAATCCGGCCACGATCATGACCGACCAGGAGAGCGCCGACAAAATTTATATCGAACCCTTAACCTTGGAGTTTTTGGAGCGGATCATCGAGAAGGAGCGGCCGGACGGGCTCCTGCCGACGATGGGCGGGCAGACCGGTTTAAACCTGGCCTTTCAGTTGGCCAAGGCCGGGGTGCTGTCCCGCTGCGGGGTCACCTTGCTCGGGACGCCGCTGGAAAGTATCGGGCGGGCCGAGGACCGGGAGGAGTTCCGGGCGCTCCTGCAAGAGTTGAACGAACCGTTTCCGGAGAGTACGATCGTGGCGGAGGTGGCGGAGGCCTTGGCCTTTGCCGAAACTATTGGCTATCCGGTGATTGTCCGGCCCGCGTTTACCCTGGGGGGAACCGGGGGCGGCATCGCCCGGAACGCGGAAGAATTGCGCCAAATCGCCGAAAACGGCCTTAATGCCAGCCTGATCCGGCAGATTCTGGTGGAAAAAAGTGTGGCCGGCTGGCGGGAGATCGAGTTTGAGGTTTTGCGCGACAGTGCGGGGAACAGCATTGCCGTCTGCCATATGGAGAACGTGCATCCGGTGGGAGTCCACACGGGCGACAGCATTGTGGTGGCCCCCTGCCAGACCCTGACCGCCGAGGAACTGCAGTGTCTGCGGGGGTCGGCGTTGAAGATCGTCGAGGCGCTTGGAATTGCCGGCGGGTGTAATGTCCAGTTCGCCCTCCACCCGGAGAAATTGGAGTATGTGGTGATCGAGGTTAATCCGCGCCTCAGCCGTTCCAGTGCCTTGGCTTCCAAAGCAACGGGCTATCCCATTGCGAAAGTGGCGGCGAAGATTGCCATCGGTTACACCCTGGCGGAATTGAAAAACGCCGTCACCGGCCAGACCAGCGCCTGCACGGAACCGGCTCTGGATTATGTGGTGGTTAAGATTCCGCGCTGGCCCTTTGACAAGTTCTCCGATGCCGACCGGACGCTAGGCACCCAGATGAAATCCACCGGCGAAGTGATGGGCCTGGGGCGGAACCTGGAGACGGCGCTCAATAAAGCCGTCCGCTCCCTGGAGATGAAGGTCTTTGGCCTGCTCGATCCGGGGCTGGAGGGCTTAAGCGACGCCGAACTGGAAGTCCGGTGCCGGCAGCCGGCGGACGACCATTTATTCATCATCGCCGAGGCCTTCCGGCGGGGCTGGGCCGTGGCCCGCGTTGCCCATCTGACTCAGTGGCACCCCTTCTTTTTACAGAAGATCCAGGGGATTGTCGCCTTGGCGGCGGAGCTGAAGGCCAACCCCTTTAGTCTTGCCGCCCTGAAAGAGGCGAAACGGCTGGGCTTTGCCGACCGGGAGGTGGCGCGGTTGTGGGGCGCCACCGAAGAAGAGGTCTATGCTTTCCGGATGAAGTATGGCCTGCGGCCGGTCTTTAAGATGGTTGACACCTGCGCCGGGGAGTATGAGGCGACCACCCCCTACTTTTACTCCAGTTACGACCAGGAGGATGAGGGGGAAGTCAGCACCCGCCGTAAGGTGGTCGTCCTGGGTTCCGGGCCGATCCGGATCGGGCAGGGGATCGAGTTTGACTACTGTTCGGTCCATGCTGTAAAAGCGCTGCGCCGGGCTGGTGTGGAGAGCATCATTATCAACAACAATCCGGAGACGGTCTCGACCGATTTTGATACGGCCGACCGGTTGTATTTCGAACCGCTCACTCTGGAGGATGTCTGTGCGGTGCTGGAAAAGGAGAAACCGGAGGGGGTCATCGTTCAGTTCGGCGGCCAGACGGCGCTGGGGCTCTGTAAAGGGCTGGCCGCCCGGGGTTACAAGATTCTGGGGACGGCGGTGGAGGATATTGACCGCGCCGAGGAACGGGGCCTCTTCGACCGGGTCCTGCAGGAGATTGGGGCCCGGCGGCCGCGGGGCGGCTGCGTCTCCACGGTGGCCGAAGGGGAGCGGCTGGCCGGGGAGCTGGGTTACCCGTTGATGGTCCGCCCCTCTTATGTCCTGGGGGGACGGGCGATGCAAATCGTTTACGACCAGGCGCAGCTGCGTACGGTTTTAGACCAGGCCCTGCAGGAGTTCCCCGCCCAGCAGATCTGGATCGACCAATACCTTGTGGGGAAAGAGGTGGAGGTGGACGCCATTGCCGACGGGGAGACGGTTTGCCTCCCCGGAATCATGGAGCATCTGGAGCGGGCCGGGATTCACTCCGGGGATTCGATCGCCGTCTACCCGCCCCAGCGGGTGTCGGCAGAACAGCAAGCGGCCATCACTGAGCTGACGGCGGCCATCGCCCGGAGCCTGCGGATTAAAGGCCTGTTGAACATCCAGTATGTGATCCACCAAGACCAGGTTTACGTCTTGGAAGTCAACCCCCGCTCCAGCCGGACGGTGCCGTTCATGAGCAAGGTGACCGGACTGCCCATTGTCGACCTGGCGACCCGGGTCATGCTGGGGGAAAGCCTGCCGGCCATGGGGATTGCCCATGGGCTGAAGCCGGCCGGGGATAAGGTGGCCGTCAAGGTTCCGGTCTTCTCCTTCTCGAAGCTGCAGAAGGTCGAACCTTCGCTGGGGCCGGAGATGAAATCCACCGGTGAAGTGATGGGCATCGACTACCAGTACGCCAAGGCGCTCTACAAAGCGTTGCTGGCGGCCGGGATGCGGATGTCGGTCCACGGTACTTTGCTGGCCACCCTGGCCGACCGCGACAAGGCCGAAGGGGTGGAGCTGGTCCGCCGCTTCCATAACCTGGGCTTCCGGTTGGTGGCGACCGAAGGAACGGCGAAGGCCCTGCGCCAGGCGGGTCTTGAAGTGACCACGGTGGCGAAGTTGCACACCGGTTCGACGGCGATCCGGGACCAGATCCGCCAGGGGCAGGTCCAGTGTGTGTTGAACACGACCACCCACGGCCGGAAGACGGCCACCGACGGTTTCGCCATCCGCCGGGCGGCGGTAGAACAGGGGATTCCCTGCTTTACCAGTCTGGACACGGCGGCGGCGTGGTTGCAGGTGATGGAAGAGACCGTGCCGAGTTTGATTGTGTTGTGAGCAGAAATGTGGCCAAATGGTATTTCCCCTTCCAGTGAATTTCCTGGCGTATTCTAAAGCTCAGCTCCGGTTGAAAGCAGGCAGATCGCTTTATGGTTTCTCCTGAACCAAAGCGGCTCGCGACCTCCATGTCGCTCGACCTTCTTTCAACCTCCGCTTCGCTAAGAATACTGTGCCAAGAAATTCAAGTCTGTGGAGAATACCATTTGGCCCGGCTGGGGGAAGGCGAACAAAGGTAATTATACACGAGTAACGGGTAACGAGCGGAAAAGGCACGTTTTATCGGAAGATTATTAAAAAAAGAAATTAGGTGATAGGCATGCTCCATCGGGAGACGGTGCTTGAAAACCGGAGTTTAGGTTCGGCGATCTACCGGCTGGTACTGAAGGGGGCGGTGGCGGCGACAGCCCGGCCGGGCCAGTTTGTCCACGTGCAGGTGGGGACGGCCACCGACCCCCTATTACGGCGGCCGTTCAGTATTGCCGGGATTGACCGGCCAAAGGGGGAGGTTACCATATACTACCGGGTCACCGGCCGGGGGACCGCCCTCCTTACCCGGGTACGGGCCGGGGAGACCTTGAGCGTGATCGGGCCGGTGGGGAAGGGGTTTACGGTCCCGGCCGCGGGCGAACTCCTCCTGGTGGCCGGGGGGATCGGCCTCTTTCCCCTTCTTGCCCTGCTCGCAGCGGTGGACCGCTTGGCGGTACGGGTCAAAGTCCTGTGGGGCGGGGAAAACCGGAGGTTTCTGGAGGACGTCGGCCGGGCGACCCTCTTCCAGATGGGGGTCGATTATGCCGTGGCCACGGTGGACGGGAGTATGGGCCACCCCGGTTTGGTGACCGATCTCCTTCAAGCGGCGCTGGCGCCGGAAACAGCGGCCGGCCAACAAGCAGAATCCGCCCCGTCTGGCGGACAGGCCGGAGCTTTGGTAAAAAGCCCGGAAGGGCGCACGGCGATAACGGTGGCGGCCTGCGGCCCCAAAGGGATGTTACAGGCGGTCGCCGCCTGCTGCGGCCGGGCGGGCGTCCCGGTGGAGGTGTCGTTGGAAGAGCGAATGGCCTGCGGGATCGGGGCCTGTTTGGGCTGTGCCTGTTTGGTGCGGACCGCCGAGGGGACGCCGGTGCGGCGGCGGGTCTGTAAGGACGGCCCGGTCTTTGACGGCAGGGAGGTGGTCTGGGATGAAACCGGTTGACCTGACCACGCGTCTGGCCGGGTTAACCCTGAAGAATCCGGTCATGACGGCCTCGGGCACTTATGGTTTTGGGGAAGAGTATGCAGCCTTTTACGATCCATCCCGCTTGGGGGCGATTACGGTGAAGGGGATTACTCCTTTGCCGCGCCGGGGAAACCCCGCACCCCGGGTGGTGGAGACCCCTTCCGGCATGTTGAACGCGGTGGGACTGGAGAATCCCGGTCTGGACGAGTTCCTCACCACGTACCTGCCCCGGCTGGAAAAGCTCAAGACGCCGGTCATCGTCAACATCTCCGGTTTTTCCCTGG belongs to Capillibacterium thermochitinicola and includes:
- the carB gene encoding carbamoyl-phosphate synthase large subunit, which encodes MPKGNWRKVLVIGSGPIIIGQAAEFDYAGTQACRALREEGIETVLVNSNPATIMTDQESADKIYIEPLTLEFLERIIEKERPDGLLPTMGGQTGLNLAFQLAKAGVLSRCGVTLLGTPLESIGRAEDREEFRALLQELNEPFPESTIVAEVAEALAFAETIGYPVIVRPAFTLGGTGGGIARNAEELRQIAENGLNASLIRQILVEKSVAGWREIEFEVLRDSAGNSIAVCHMENVHPVGVHTGDSIVVAPCQTLTAEELQCLRGSALKIVEALGIAGGCNVQFALHPEKLEYVVIEVNPRLSRSSALASKATGYPIAKVAAKIAIGYTLAELKNAVTGQTSACTEPALDYVVVKIPRWPFDKFSDADRTLGTQMKSTGEVMGLGRNLETALNKAVRSLEMKVFGLLDPGLEGLSDAELEVRCRQPADDHLFIIAEAFRRGWAVARVAHLTQWHPFFLQKIQGIVALAAELKANPFSLAALKEAKRLGFADREVARLWGATEEEVYAFRMKYGLRPVFKMVDTCAGEYEATTPYFYSSYDQEDEGEVSTRRKVVVLGSGPIRIGQGIEFDYCSVHAVKALRRAGVESIIINNNPETVSTDFDTADRLYFEPLTLEDVCAVLEKEKPEGVIVQFGGQTALGLCKGLAARGYKILGTAVEDIDRAEERGLFDRVLQEIGARRPRGGCVSTVAEGERLAGELGYPLMVRPSYVLGGRAMQIVYDQAQLRTVLDQALQEFPAQQIWIDQYLVGKEVEVDAIADGETVCLPGIMEHLERAGIHSGDSIAVYPPQRVSAEQQAAITELTAAIARSLRIKGLLNIQYVIHQDQVYVLEVNPRSSRTVPFMSKVTGLPIVDLATRVMLGESLPAMGIAHGLKPAGDKVAVKVPVFSFSKLQKVEPSLGPEMKSTGEVMGIDYQYAKALYKALLAAGMRMSVHGTLLATLADRDKAEGVELVRRFHNLGFRLVATEGTAKALRQAGLEVTTVAKLHTGSTAIRDQIRQGQVQCVLNTTTHGRKTATDGFAIRRAAVEQGIPCFTSLDTAAAWLQVMEETVPSLIVL
- a CDS encoding dihydroorotate dehydrogenase electron transfer subunit: MLENRSLGSAIYRLVLKGAVAATARPGQFVHVQVGTATDPLLRRPFSIAGIDRPKGEVTIYYRVTGRGTALLTRVRAGETLSVIGPVGKGFTVPAAGELLLVAGGIGLFPLLALLAAVDRLAVRVKVLWGGENRRFLEDVGRATLFQMGVDYAVATVDGSMGHPGLVTDLLQAALAPETAAGQQAESAPSGGQAGALVKSPEGRTAITVAACGPKGMLQAVAACCGRAGVPVEVSLEERMACGIGACLGCACLVRTAEGTPVRRRVCKDGPVFDGREVVWDETG